One Bremerella alba DNA segment encodes these proteins:
- a CDS encoding glutamine amidotransferase, producing the protein MSYWFHDQWIFQWPNVWAAQEWVIPATAIGAGLFVIILWAYRSIHAPLFVKLACATAKTLAVLLLASLLVEPMRSETKPVPGANLFVVLADCSQSLQVIDPDQSVTRAEQLKKRLDRSESWQVRLGQEFDVRRYEFDDQLSPVTDFQNFSADGRASALLSALESIADRFSNRPIAGVLLLTDGNATDTTEDTVDWSKYPPVFPVQIGSDEPAVDIQVHRVAASQTNFEASPVTVTADISVTGFPSEPIVVELLDEHGEILETQTVTKVREGQLFATRFQIKPGQRGVLFYQIRAYAESQQGVFEDASKSSEATLLNNSRTVMVNRGHGPYKVLYVSGRPNWEFKFLNRSLSEDDEVELHGLIRIAKKEPRFQFREKDSNANRIFTNTDDQAKEQVEQYDEPVLLRVGKLEQGELSGGFPKSADELFPYHAIILDDLEADFFSQQQKSLIQEFVSLRGGGLLMLGGGESFVEGDYLRSPIGDVLPIYLNSVSPRPGAGEFSLALTREGLLEPWIRVRTTQQQEQQRLDSMPQLRILNEVGALKPGASELLSIVSNRGESRPGLVTQRFGKGRTAAFLIGDLWRWKLHHSSRDNDDFERTWRQTIRWLIADVPQRVRVEAFSIKEAPNQPVKVAIQVSDESYQPLDNAEVNIEVTTPSEEHLSLKAEPKDAVSGQYSSNYVSRTVGPYRATVITNNPDGSEIERVETGWVADPAAEEFANLQPNVKLLQSIAQASGGELIPLDRLEAFVSTLSDREIPIAEPTVRSVWHTWGVFLLAISLLSIEWGLRRWKGLA; encoded by the coding sequence AAACCCGTTCCAGGAGCCAATCTCTTCGTTGTGCTTGCCGACTGCTCGCAAAGCTTACAAGTCATCGACCCTGACCAAAGCGTCACACGTGCTGAACAATTGAAAAAGCGTCTTGATCGCTCTGAGTCGTGGCAGGTGCGTCTAGGACAAGAATTCGATGTACGTCGCTACGAGTTCGACGATCAATTGTCGCCGGTGACCGACTTTCAAAATTTTTCCGCTGACGGCCGGGCCTCGGCCCTGTTGTCTGCGTTAGAGTCGATCGCCGATCGCTTCTCCAATCGTCCGATCGCCGGCGTGCTTCTGCTGACCGATGGTAATGCGACGGATACCACTGAGGATACCGTCGATTGGAGCAAGTACCCTCCCGTCTTTCCCGTACAAATCGGATCTGACGAGCCTGCGGTCGATATTCAAGTACACCGGGTCGCTGCCAGCCAGACCAACTTTGAAGCATCGCCCGTCACCGTGACAGCAGATATCAGCGTTACCGGCTTCCCCAGCGAACCGATCGTGGTCGAACTGCTTGATGAACACGGCGAAATTCTCGAAACGCAAACAGTCACTAAAGTACGAGAAGGCCAGTTGTTTGCGACCCGGTTTCAAATCAAGCCGGGCCAGCGAGGCGTCTTGTTTTATCAGATTCGCGCGTATGCCGAGTCACAGCAAGGCGTCTTCGAGGATGCCAGCAAGAGTTCAGAGGCAACCCTTCTTAATAACAGCCGCACCGTGATGGTAAATCGCGGTCATGGACCGTACAAAGTTCTCTACGTATCGGGGCGCCCCAACTGGGAGTTCAAATTCCTAAATCGATCCCTGTCCGAAGACGACGAAGTTGAGCTACATGGGCTGATTCGTATTGCCAAAAAGGAACCGCGATTCCAATTCCGCGAGAAAGATTCCAACGCCAACCGCATCTTTACCAATACCGACGACCAGGCAAAAGAGCAGGTCGAACAATACGATGAACCAGTTCTGTTGCGTGTCGGAAAGCTAGAACAAGGAGAGCTTTCCGGGGGATTTCCCAAATCTGCCGACGAGTTGTTTCCGTACCACGCGATCATTTTAGATGACCTGGAAGCCGATTTTTTTTCGCAACAACAAAAGTCTCTTATCCAGGAATTTGTCAGTCTGCGTGGGGGCGGCTTACTAATGCTCGGTGGCGGTGAGTCGTTTGTCGAAGGGGACTATCTTCGCTCTCCGATCGGCGATGTCTTGCCCATTTATCTAAATAGCGTCTCACCACGACCTGGCGCCGGTGAGTTCTCACTAGCGCTGACACGCGAAGGGCTGTTAGAACCATGGATCCGAGTTCGAACGACGCAGCAGCAAGAGCAGCAGCGTCTCGATTCAATGCCCCAACTGCGCATACTCAACGAGGTGGGGGCACTCAAACCCGGTGCCAGTGAATTGTTGTCAATTGTCTCGAATCGTGGCGAAAGTCGCCCCGGTCTTGTTACCCAGCGATTTGGCAAGGGACGCACGGCGGCCTTTCTGATAGGAGACCTTTGGAGGTGGAAGCTTCACCACTCATCGCGCGACAACGACGACTTCGAGCGCACTTGGCGGCAAACCATTCGCTGGCTTATCGCAGATGTTCCCCAGCGAGTTCGTGTGGAGGCGTTCTCGATTAAGGAGGCCCCGAACCAACCCGTTAAGGTTGCGATCCAGGTCAGCGACGAAAGCTATCAGCCTCTGGATAATGCAGAAGTGAACATCGAAGTTACAACTCCATCGGAGGAACACCTCAGCCTAAAAGCAGAACCGAAGGACGCTGTCTCTGGCCAGTACAGTTCCAACTATGTATCTCGCACTGTTGGACCTTACCGAGCAACGGTCATCACGAATAATCCGGACGGCAGCGAAATCGAACGAGTCGAAACAGGCTGGGTAGCCGATCCGGCTGCCGAGGAGTTTGCCAATCTACAGCCTAACGTAAAGCTACTACAGTCAATCGCCCAAGCATCAGGGGGCGAACTGATTCCGCTCGACCGACTCGAGGCTTTCGTCAGTACGCTTTCGGACCGTGAAATTCCCATCGCGGAACCGACGGTTCGTTCTGTCTGGCATACTTGGGGAGTCTTTCTGTTGGCAATCAGTTTGTTAAGCATCGAATGGGGACTTCGTCGCTGGAAGGGACTTGCCTGA